A window of the Phoenix dactylifera cultivar Barhee BC4 unplaced genomic scaffold, palm_55x_up_171113_PBpolish2nd_filt_p 000076F, whole genome shotgun sequence genome harbors these coding sequences:
- the LOC103706564 gene encoding putative UDP-rhamnose:rhamnosyltransferase 1, giving the protein MPRESASLKLNTITIRHLLPFSTMDDGPLHVVVFPWLAFGHMLPFLELSKSLAKRGHRISFLSTPRNIQRLPKIPSQIASLVDLVSLPLPKVDGLPEDAEATTDIPPPMVQYLMKAFDGLDEPFTRFLREASPKPDWIIHDFSHHWIPPIASMFEVPCAFFSIFPSSTLVFIGPPSEMKLGGLRRTPEQFTKPPEWISFPSSAAFRLYEARLFTAHYRDNASGFSEFRRLELVIQRCKLVAVRSCKDFESDWLPLLEELYEKKPVVPAGLLPPHLQERIEDVHTNTTGVAQVFGWLNGQTLGSVVYVALGSEATLSVELVHELALGLELSKVPFVWALRKPAGMASDVEILPKGFEVRTRGLGVVAMGWIPQLSVLAHPSVGGFFTHCGWSSIIEGLQFGHPLILLPIFADHGLNARIMEDKRIGLEVPRDEEDGSFGREGVAKVIRLIMVEEEGKPFRCKAGKLKEVFSDKESQERYVDNLVRCLQDHGAKQG; this is encoded by the coding sequence ATGCCTCGGGAGTCAGCGTCTCTCAAGCTCAACACCATCACCATTCGGCATCTCCTTCCCTTCTCCACCATGGATGATGGCCCTCTTCATGTTGTTGTATTCCCCTGGCTAGCCTTTGGCCACATGCTCCCTTTCCTCGAGCTCTCCAAGTCCTTAGCCAAGAGAGGCCACCGAATCTCCTTCCTTTCCACCCCAAGAAACATCCAAAGGCTCCCAAAGATCCCTTCCCAAATAGCTTCCCTAGTAGACTTGGTTTCTCTGCCCCTTCCGAAAGTTGACGGCTTGCCGGAGGATGCCGAGGCCACAACAGACATCCCACCACCTATGGTCCAGTATCTCATGAAGGCATTTGATGGCCTCGACGAGCCCTTCACAAGATTCCTCCGAGAGGCTTCTCCAAAACCAGACTGGATAATCCATGACTTCAGCCATCATTGGATACCACCGATCGCCTCCATGTTCGAGGTACCATGTGCATTCTTTAGCATATTTCCTTCTTCCACTCTTGTTTTCATCGGGCCGCCCTCGGAGATGAAACTCGGAGGCCTGCGAAGGACACCCGAGCAGTTCACGAAGCCACCAGAGTGGATCTCCTTCCCTTCCTCCGCAGCTTTTCGCCTCTACGAGGCCCGACTGTTCACGGCGCACTACCGTGACAACGCCTCGGGGTTTTCTGAGTTCCGGCGTCTCGAGCTGGTCATCCAAAGGTGCAAGCTTGTGGCAGTTCGCAGCTGCAAGGACTTCGAATCCGACTGGCTCCCCCTCCTGGAGGAGCTCTACGAGAAGAAACCCGTCGTTCCAGCTGGCCTGCTACCGCCACACCTACAAGAACGGATCGAAGATGTTCATACAAACACAACCGGCGTGGCACAAGTTTTCGGGTGGCTTAACGGACAAACTCTAGGATCCGTGGTATATGTTGCTTTGGGGAGTGAAGCCACGCTGAGCGTCGAGCTAGTGCATGAACTAGCTTTGGGGCTCGAGCTGTCGAAGGTCCCCTTCGTTTGGGCTCTTAGAAAGCCGGCCGGCATGGCCAGCGACGTGGAGATCTTGCCAAAGGGGTTCGAGGTCCGGACGAGGGGTCTCGGAGTCGTCGCAATGGGTTGGATTCCTCAGCTCAGCGTCCTGGCCCACCCATCGGTGGGAGGATTCTTCACACACTGTGGTTGGAGTTCCATCATCGAAGGGCTTCAATTCGGACATCCTCTAATTTTGCTTCCCATATTTGCGGACCATGGTCTGAATGCTAGAATTATGGAGGATAAAAGGATTGGACTAGAGGTGCCGAGGGACGAGGAGGATGGATCTTTTGGTAGAGAAGGGGTAGCCAAGGTCATTAGGTTGATCATggtggaagaagaagggaaaccaTTCAGATGCAAAGCCGGAAAGCTGAAGGAGGTTTTCTCTGACAAGGAATCTCAGGAACGCTATGTGGACAATCTCGTTCGATGCTTGCAAGATCACGGGGCAAAACAAGGCTGA
- the LOC103706572 gene encoding putative UDP-rhamnose:rhamnosyltransferase 1, producing the protein MEEDGSLRIVFFPWLAFGHMLPFLELSKSLAKRGHRISFLSTRRNLKRLPKIPHDLAPFIHFVYLPLPKVEGLRAAAESTTDVLPDEVQFLKKAFDGLDIPFSEFLEEASPKPDWIIHDFGHHWLPPIASKFNIPCAFLCIVPASFIAFIGPPSEMKDSSRRTAEQFTKPPQWISFPSSVAYRLHEARLIVESFKANASGIADIRRFCLTVEGCNFIAFRSCFEFESDWLRLLEELYEKPVIPVGLLPPQVQEGSDDVHGNARIFEWLDKQAPNTVAYAALGSEAMLSVELLHELALGLELSKVPFLWALRKPASMAGDDADILPEGFLERTGGQGIVAMGWIPQIKVLAHASVGGFLTHSGWGSIIEGLRFGHGLVLLPISVDQGLNARIMEEKKIGLEIQRNEEDGSFNRESVAKAIRLVMVEEEGELFRCKAMELQRLFADRDSQERYVEDFILHLRYHRG; encoded by the coding sequence ATGGAGGAGGATGGTTCTCTTCGCATTGTTTTCTTCCCTTGGCTAGCCTTTGGCCACATGCTACCATTCCTCGAGCTCTCCAAATCCTTAGCGAAGAGGGGGCATCGCATCTCCTTCCTCTCCACCCGAAGAAACCTCAAGAGGCTCCCAAAAATCCCACACGACCTAGCCCCATTCATCCACTTCGTCTATTTGCCGCTGCCAAAGGTTGAAGGCTTGCGGGCGGCCGCCGAGTCCACCACCGACGTCCTGCCCGACGAGGTCCAGTTCCTCAAAAAGGCTTTCGACGGCCTTGACATCCCCTTCTCCGAGTTCCTCGAGGAGGCTTCTCCAAAGCCCGACTGGATAATCCACGATTTCGGCCATCACTGGTTGCCACCAATCGCGTCCAAGTTCAATATACCATGCGCCTTCTTATGCATCGTGCCTGCTTCCTTCATCGCCTTCATTGGGCCGCCGTCGGAGATGAAGGACAGCTCGCGGCGGACTGCCGAGCAATTCACGAAGCCACCGCAGTGGATCTCCTTCCCTTCCTCCGTGGCTTATCGCCTCCATGAGGCCAGGCTAATAGTTGAGTCTTTTAAAGCCAATGCATCAGGAATAGCCGATATCCGTCGCTTCTGTCTGACTGTAGAGGGATGCAACTTCATCGCCTTCCGGAGTTGCTTCGAGTTCGAATCCGACTGGCTACGCCTCCTCGAGGAGCTCTACGAGAAGCCCGTGATTCCAGTTGGCCTACTTCCACCACAGGTTCAAGAAGGGAGTGACGACGTTCATGGCAACGCGAGAATTTTCGAATGGCTCGACAAGCAAGCACCAAACACTGTGGCATACGCTGCATTAGGGAGTGAGGCAATGCTAAGCGTCGAGCTGCTGCACGAGCTAGCCTTGGGACTCGAGCTATCTAAGGTGCCTTTCCTGTGGGCCCTTAGAAAGCCGGCAAGCATGGCCGGTGACGACGCTGATATCTTGCCCGAGGGGTTCTTGGAGCGCACCGGGGGTCAAGGAATCGTCGCCATGGGTTGGATTCCTCAAATCAAGGTCTTGGCCCATGCATCCGTCGGAGGATTCTTGACGCATTCTGGCTGGGGTTCGATTATAGAAGGGCTTCGATTTGGGCATGGCCTCGTGTTGTTGCCTATATCTGTAGATCAAGGCCTCAATGCTCGAAttatggaggagaagaagatcgGGTTGGAGATCCAGAGGAATGAAGAGGATGGGTCTTTCAATAGAGAATCAGTGGCCAAGGCCATAAGATTGGTGATGGTGGAGGAAGAGGGCGAACTGTTTAGATGCAAAGCCATGGAGCTACAGCGGCTTTTTGCTGACAGGGACTCGCAGGAACGCTACGTGGAAGATTTCATACTGCATTTGAGGTATCACAGAGGGTAA